One window of Bacillota bacterium genomic DNA carries:
- the acpP gene encoding acyl carrier protein: MAFEQIRDIVSDQLGVEKDRITMDSTFTGDLGADSLDMVELLMALEEKLGVHIEDDDAKTMKTVGDAVRYLEARS, from the coding sequence ATGGCTTTTGAGCAGATCAGGGATATCGTCTCCGACCAACTTGGGGTGGAGAAGGACAGAATCACTATGGACAGCACGTTCACGGGCGACCTGGGCGCTGACTCGTTGGATATGGTGGAACTCCTCATGGCTCTCGAGGAGAAGCTGGGTGTGCATATCGAGGACGACGACGCCAAGACGATGAAGACCGTGGGTGACGCGGTCAGGTATCTCGAGGCTAGGAGCTAG
- the fabK gene encoding enoyl-[acyl-carrier-protein] reductase FabK — protein MRTLYGSRLCRMLGLDYPIIQGGMAWVADASLAAAVSDAGALGIIAAGNAPPEWLREQIRLARAFTDRPFGVNIMLMSQTARAAVDVVCEERVSVVTTGAGSPGEFMSALKAAGVIVIPVVASSAQARRVVESGADAVIAEGYESGGHVGELTTMALVPQVADAVDVPVIAAGGIGDGRGVAAALCLGADGVQLGTRFLVATECTIHPRYKARVLAARDSDTAVTGRSTGHPVRCLKNRLVREFQRLERAGAPPETLEALGEGKLALAAREGDVDNGSVMAGQIAGLVRDEASAEEIVRGLMAQAAQIIEAVGLRFRD, from the coding sequence ATGAGGACCTTGTATGGATCCAGGCTATGCCGGATGCTGGGGCTCGACTACCCAATCATCCAGGGCGGCATGGCCTGGGTAGCGGATGCTTCGCTCGCCGCGGCGGTCTCCGATGCAGGAGCCCTGGGGATCATCGCGGCGGGCAATGCCCCGCCAGAATGGCTGAGGGAACAGATTCGCCTGGCACGGGCCTTCACGGACCGGCCGTTCGGCGTGAACATCATGCTCATGAGTCAGACTGCCAGGGCGGCCGTGGACGTGGTGTGCGAGGAACGGGTTTCTGTGGTGACCACCGGAGCGGGAAGCCCAGGCGAATTCATGTCAGCGCTCAAGGCCGCTGGCGTCATAGTCATACCCGTGGTCGCCTCGTCCGCCCAGGCACGCAGGGTCGTCGAGTCAGGGGCGGATGCAGTGATCGCCGAGGGCTACGAGTCCGGGGGACATGTCGGTGAGCTGACCACCATGGCACTGGTTCCGCAGGTAGCCGACGCGGTCGATGTGCCTGTCATTGCTGCTGGCGGCATTGGGGATGGCCGTGGCGTCGCCGCCGCGCTTTGCCTTGGAGCAGACGGAGTCCAGCTCGGAACGAGGTTTCTGGTAGCGACCGAGTGCACTATCCATCCCAGATACAAGGCGAGAGTGCTGGCTGCGCGGGACTCCGACACTGCAGTCACCGGGAGGTCTACAGGACACCCGGTCCGCTGCCTGAAGAACCGGCTGGTCCGAGAGTTCCAGAGGCTCGAGCGGGCAGGCGCCCCACCGGAGACTCTCGAGGCCCTGGGAGAGGGCAAGCTAGCCCTGGCTGCCCGCGAAGGCGACGTGGACAACGGCTCGGTGATGGCAGGTCAGATAGCGGGGCTTGTAAGAGACGAGGCCTCCGCAGAGGAGATAGTCAGGGGCCTGATGGCCCAGGCCGCACAGATCATAGAGGCCGTCGGCCTGAGATTCAGGGATTGA
- the fabD gene encoding ACP S-malonyltransferase, which yields MKTAFLFSGQGAQYVGMGRDVYEAEPKAREVYRRASDALGYGVENICFEENSLLHKTEYTQPAIVTTSLALLAVLREAGMEADVTAGLSLGEYSALIYSGALGLEDGVRLVSKRGRFMQEAVPEGVGTMATILGLERDKVVEACLEASDVGVVEAANFNCPGQIVISGEVAAVDRACQIAREKGAKRTIRLNVSAPFHSSMLAPAAERLAAELAALPINPLRVTAFSNVTARHIDGPAEVPALLARQVTSPVLWEDTISNMLEEGVDTFVEVGPGKVLSGFVRRMAPDARITSVDDLKSLDEVRAWA from the coding sequence ATGAAGACCGCGTTTCTCTTCTCCGGCCAGGGAGCCCAGTATGTGGGCATGGGCCGGGACGTCTATGAGGCCGAGCCCAAGGCGCGCGAGGTATATCGGCGGGCCAGCGACGCCCTGGGATATGGCGTGGAGAATATATGTTTTGAGGAGAACAGCTTGCTTCACAAAACTGAGTACACCCAGCCAGCAATCGTGACTACAAGCCTTGCGCTTCTCGCCGTGCTCCGCGAGGCGGGGATGGAGGCAGACGTCACCGCCGGGCTCAGTCTTGGCGAGTACTCGGCCTTGATCTACAGTGGGGCCCTGGGGCTTGAAGATGGTGTCCGTTTGGTCAGCAAGAGGGGCCGGTTCATGCAGGAAGCAGTCCCCGAGGGCGTGGGCACCATGGCCACCATCCTCGGGCTCGAGCGGGACAAAGTGGTCGAAGCTTGCCTGGAGGCGTCTGACGTCGGTGTGGTGGAGGCGGCGAACTTCAACTGCCCCGGGCAGATCGTAATATCCGGGGAGGTCGCCGCGGTCGATCGGGCGTGTCAGATCGCCCGTGAGAAGGGTGCGAAGCGGACCATCAGGTTGAACGTGTCGGCACCGTTCCACTCGAGCATGTTGGCCCCTGCGGCAGAGCGGCTTGCTGCGGAACTCGCTGCTCTACCCATCAATCCCCTTAGGGTCACGGCCTTCTCAAACGTGACCGCCAGGCACATCGATGGCCCGGCCGAAGTCCCTGCTCTCCTGGCACGGCAGGTCACGAGCCCGGTCCTCTGGGAGGACACCATTTCGAACATGCTTGAGGAGGGCGTGGACACCTTCGTGGAGGTCGGACCGGGCAAGGTTCTCTCCGGGTTTGTCCGCAGGATGGCTCCAGACGCCAGGATCACCAGCGTGGATGACCTAAAATCCCTGGACGAAGTGAGGGCGTGGGCATGA
- the fabG gene encoding 3-oxoacyl-[acyl-carrier-protein] reductase, whose protein sequence is MRLTGKTAIVTGGARGIGRAIALRLGREGASVAVNYFSSSEESASALAKEIEASGGCAMVVPGDVTSESDVRSLFDKVMSAWGRVDILVNNAGITRDGLAVRMSSEDFTRVLDVNLLGTFHCSRQAAQIMLRQRGGRIINISSVVGITGNPGQANYAASKAGIIGLTKSLALELASRGITVNAVAPGFIVTDMTSALDSAVREGYLARIPMRKLGEPDDVAGVVSFLASDDSAYITGQVIQVDGGLAT, encoded by the coding sequence ATGAGGCTCACGGGCAAGACGGCGATCGTCACAGGTGGAGCCCGCGGGATCGGCCGCGCGATCGCACTCAGGCTCGGACGCGAGGGGGCAAGTGTGGCGGTCAACTACTTCTCCTCTTCTGAAGAAAGCGCGTCCGCGCTGGCGAAGGAAATCGAAGCGTCCGGGGGCTGTGCCATGGTGGTTCCCGGGGACGTGACCTCGGAGTCTGATGTCAGAAGCCTGTTCGATAAGGTCATGTCGGCGTGGGGTCGGGTGGACATCCTCGTGAACAACGCCGGTATCACCAGGGATGGTCTGGCAGTGCGCATGTCGTCAGAAGATTTCACCCGAGTGCTCGACGTCAATCTTCTCGGGACGTTCCATTGCAGCCGTCAGGCTGCTCAGATCATGCTCAGGCAGCGAGGTGGGCGGATCATCAACATCTCGTCGGTGGTGGGGATCACAGGGAACCCGGGTCAGGCCAACTACGCGGCGAGCAAGGCTGGCATCATCGGCCTGACCAAGTCTCTCGCACTCGAACTCGCCAGTAGGGGCATCACAGTCAATGCGGTGGCCCCAGGCTTCATAGTCACCGACATGACCTCTGCGTTGGACAGCGCAGTGCGCGAGGGCTATCTCGCACGAATACCCATGCGTAAGCTGGGGGAGCCCGACGACGTGGCCGGCGTGGTGTCCTTCCTTGCCTCCGACGATTCCGCCTACAT